CGGAGGAGCAAATCTGATTGTATGGTCATGAGTTTGTTTTGCAAGCAAGCCGTTGTCTTTTAGAGCCAAGCATACATTCTTAGCAGTTTTCCCATTAAAAGGGATAATGTCAATTGCATTCAGTAGTCCTTTGCCTCGAATAGCACTCACTTTTGAACTTGGTAACTTTCTCAACTCTGCTCTGAAAATTTCACCCATTTGCATTGCGTTTTCTGCCAATTTTTCTTCTACAATTACTTTTAAAGATTCTATTGCAACAACACAAGCCAATGGATTTCCGCCAAAGGTTGAACCATGTTCACCTGGTTTAAGAGTAAGCATTATTTCGTCATTACACAACACTGCGGAAACGGGCATCATGCCTCCAGAAAGCGCTTTGCCTAATACCACAATATCAGGTTTGATATCTTCATGATCGCAACAAAGCATCTTGCCGGTTCTGCCCATCCCTGTTTGCACTTCATCTGCTATAAAAAGAACTCCATATTTTTTACATAACGCTGCTGCATTGCTCAAATACCCATGGTCAGGCACAATAACACCTGCTTCACCTTGTATTGGCTCTACCATAAATCCGGCAATGTTTGCTTCTTTTAGTTTTTGTTCTAATGCCGATAAATCATTGTAGGGTATTAAATCAAAATTAGGCACAAAAGGACCAAAATCTTTGTAACTACTTGGGTCAGTGCTTGTACTTACAGCGGCAATTGAACGTCCCCAAAAGTTCCCTTTTGCAAAAATAATTCTTGCTTGATTTTGAGGGATTCCTTTAACTAAATATGCCCATTTGCGGCAAAGTTTTACCGCTGTCTCACATGCCTCTACACCACTGTTCATGGGTAGCACACGGTCGTAGCCTAAGAGATTGGTAATGTATTCTTCAAATAAACCGAGTTTGTCATTATAGAATGCTCGCGAGGTTAGGGTTAATCTTGCTGCTTGTTCTTGCATCGCCTTTACAATCCGCGGATGGCAGTGTCCTTGGTTGAGTGCGCTATAAGCACTTAGGCAGTCAATATATTTCTTGCCGTATACATCTTCAACGTAAATTCCAAATCCTTTGCTGAGTACTGCCGGTATCGGTTCATAGTTAAATGCACCATATTGTTTTTCTAAGTCAATGTAATATTGAGAACTCTTGTTTTCCATAGTGCTTGCAAAGTTATAGTATTGTAAGCTAATTTGTCCCGACTGTATATGTTGTATTATTCCGAAAAAGTTGACAGGATAAAACAATATTTTTTATTGGACTTTAAGTTTGTACTATCTTTGAAACGGTGAAAGACCTAAAGACAAAATTTCTCTTATTTCTTTTGTTCTTTTCAGTGTTTGTTGATGCTCAACAAGCGGGAATTGGTGTGGGAGAATGGCGAGTTCATCTACCGTATAACCGTTGTCATTACATAGCCGAAAATAAAGATAAAATCTTTGCTGCAGCCGAAAATGGATTCTTTGCTTATGGAAAGACAGATGGTAGCTTGGACAAACTCTCAACCATTAATGGATTTGCAGATGGTGAAGTGAATGTGTTGGGTTATGATCCTGAAACAGATAAGTTGTGGATTTGTTATTCCAATGCAAAAATTGATGTGTTGAGAAGAAATAAAATTACTCCGTTGGATGATGTGTATCGAAGTACAATAGCCGGAGATAAAAGCATTCATCATTTGCTTTTTTCTAATAGAAAGGTTTATATGTCAACCAGTATTGGAATTTTAGTGTTCAATCAAGATAAGATGGAAGTTAGCGAAAATTATTTGAATCTTGGTAAAGACCTTGTCAATTCTACTTTGCCAGTATATGGGACTGCAATTTTAGGAGATACTCTTTTTGCAGTTACCGGTAATAGTATCATGTTTGGTAAAATTGCACCCGGAGTTAATCTTGCCGATAATAGCAATTGGACTGTTATGGATACCTCCATTGGCAGTCGCCATATTGCTGCATTTAATGGGCTGTTATATGTGGAGAAAGACAGTCTGTTGCAAGTGTGGAATGGAAGTTCTTGGAATGTACTTTATGACAAAAGTATGGGGGCAGTGAATTCAATCAAAGTACACAACAATAGATTAGTGCTTACACTTGAACATTTGATAGATGTGATTCATGCAGATAATAGCTCACACAAGATGCAGAAAAATGCCACTGTAATGGGATTAGTGGATATGCAAGACAATTATTGGTATGTAACAAAAGGTTATGGTTTGATTAGGGTGAATAAGGATAGTTCAGAAACATTTTTTACTCCTAATGGACCCAACTCTCTGACTTCGTTTAGAATGTTGAACTATAACCAATCGTTTTGGGTAACCTCCGGTTCTTATTCTTTGGAATATACTCATACATACAACACCAACGGCTACAATATATTCAAAGAGAATCGTTGGACACAGAATCCCTATCGCGATAATGTCATCTTTAATGGGTTGCACGATTTTACATGTTTGACCAAGCATCCGAGCGAAAATAGAATGTTTGTTGGAACACAAGGGAAAGGGGTTATTGAGTTTGAAGGAGATGTTCCGGTTAGGGTTTACAATAGTAAAAACAGTACACTTGAGTACTTTACTTGGGATGGCGGAGGTTCAAAGGTGGATAGTTTTTATTATACTTCGGGTGTTAGTTATGATAAACAGGGCAATTTATGGGTGAGTAATTTTGATGTAGATAGTGCCTTGAGTGTCTATACAGCAGATAAGGTTTGGCTAGCATTTAAACTTCCTACTCGATATGTTGGAGAAGTGATGATAGATAACAATGGATATAAGTGGATTATTACCCCACGCCCGAATTTGTCAGGTAATGGGATTTGTGTCTTTGATGACAATGGAACTCCGTTGAATAAAGATGATGACAGGGGAGTGTTGTTTAATACACAGAATGTTGGTCTCCCAACGAATATGGTGCGTTGTCTTGCGCTTATGCCCAATAATGAGATTTGGGTAGGTACGGATGCAGGTCTGGTTGTTTTTAGAAATCCACAAAATGCGTTTTCAGGTAGTGCTAAAGCAGATAGAATTATCATTGAACAAGGAGGAGTTGGAGGGTATTTATTGGGTTCGGAAATTGTTTATCATATTGTTGTGGATGGAGCGGAGAGACGTTGGGTAGGCACAAATAAAGGAGCATGGTTAATTGACCGAAATGGAATGGATATTCTTCAGCATTTTGACATGCAAAATAGCCCTTTACCTTCTGACAACGTATTGAGTATAGGAGTGGACGAAAATACCGGAGAAGTGTTTTTTAATACAGACAAAGGTCTTTTCTCAATGAAAGGAAATGCCACCAAACCACAGACTGAAATGAGCAGTTTGAAAATATTTCCTAATCCTGTCCGCAGTGATTTTGATGGCGATGTTGCAATAGAAGGGTTGGCATTGGATTCTAGGGTTAAAATTACAGATATTAATGGCAATATTATTTTTGAAACGGTGAGCAATGGCGGTCGTGCTACTTGGAACTGTAGAACCTTTTCGGGAGTCAGACCTGCAACCGGGGTTTACCTTGTATTTGCTATTGATGGTAATGGTGAACAAAAAACAATGGGGAAGATTCTGTTTGTTAAATAAGGTGTTGTCATGTTAGCAAAAACAGAAGGGTTTATTCTACATAACGTGAAGTACGGAGATGCTTCCGTAATCTGTAAAATCTTTACACGTGATTTTGGCTTACAGAGTTTTATCTTTCAAGGAATTGCGTCCGGAAAGGGGAAAAAAGTTACACGTGCGCACTTGACTCCATTAAATTTGTTGGAAATAGATTTCTACCATCATCCGGTTAAAAACTTAAAACGTGCTAAAGAAGTAGTATGTAATCCAATTTTGCATAACCTGCATACAGTTCCGGCAAAACGTGCGCTCGGGGGCTTTATCCAAGAGGTGTTGAACAGATGTATTGCTGAGGAGGAAATCAATGCTGCATTATATGACCTTGTAAAAGAAACAATCTTGTTGATAGAGAACGAAGAGAAAGTGCCTGAATGGCTGCCACATTTGTTTATTATTCGTTTGTGTCGTATGCTTGGACATGGTATTTATGCTGATGATTATGCTCAAGGAAAGGTTTTTAGTATTGCAGAAGGGGGGTTTACAGCCTTGTTACATGCAAAACAATGCTTACACCCCGATATGTCCCATCAATTTGCTATGTTGTTGCGAGATAAACAAGCCTCTTTGACGTTCAGAAAAGAATTGCTTCAAAGCTTGATACAATTTTTGCAATACCATGTTATAGGCTCTAAACCCATTCAATCCATAGAAATCTTTTCGATGGTGATGGCTAGGTAGGAATTCGCCATATTTAAATCCACCAAAATCAATACTTAATAAACTTTCTATCCTAATTGAATTGGGCAAGTTATAAATTTGCGCAATGAAAAAGGCGATTTTGCTCATTCTTGATGGATGGGGCATTGGCAAAGGAGACAAGACAGATGCAATAGCAACAGCTCAGACTCCATTTACGGATAATTTATACCATAAATTTCCTCATGCACGTTTAACAACTTATGGTAATGCTGTTGGTTTGCCCGAAGGGCAAATGGGTAATTCAGAGGTTGGACACATGAATATTGGTGCAGGTAGGGTGGTGTGGCAAATGTTAGAAAGGATTAACAGGGCTTTTCATCATGGTGATGCAGAAAAAAATACTGAATTGAATCTGCTTTTTGATTACTGTAATCAACACCAAAAACCTTTGCACTTAATGGGTTTGGTAAGCGATGGAGGTGTACATTCATCTTTAGAACATTTAATTGCGTTAATTGAATTAGCACATAAGAAGCAAGTAAAGAAAATCTATATCCATGCTTTTACAGATGGCAGAGATACTGATCCTAAGAGTAGTGTTGGTTTCTTACAACTTCTCACAAAATCAGTTGGACATACGAATGCAAAATTAGCCACAGTCATTGGCAGATATTATGCAATGGATAGAGATAAACGATGGGAAAGGGTAAAAATGGCTTATGATTTATTACTAAATTCTCAAGGAACATATACCCAAGATGTAAATGAAGCGATTTATGCTCAGTATAATGCTGGTGTAACAGATGAGTTTTTGAAACCCATTGTAGTTTGTGATGCTGACAATACTCCCGTAGCCAATATAAAGGAAGATGATGCAATTTTGTTTTTTAATTTCCGAACAGATAGAGGACGACAGTTAACGAAAGTGCTTACACAAGAAGATTTGAGTGAATTTGGTATGCACAAACTGAATCTTCAATTTGCAACACTCACTGAGTATGAAAAAGATTTTAAGAATGTTGCAGTTATTTTTGAAAATCAAGATATACCCAATACACTTGGTGAATACTTGTCTAATCTTGGTAAGAAGCAGATTAGAGCTGCCGAAACTGAAAAATATCCCCATGTAACTTTCTTTTTTAGCGGTGGTAGAGAAGAAGTTTTTCCTAATGAGAAAAGAATTTTAATAAACTCACCCAAAGTTGCTACTTATGATTTGCAACCACAAATGAGTGCTCCTGAACTCAAACAAGCAGTCATAGCAGAAATTAAGAAAGCAGAAACCGATTTCTTCTGTGTCAATTTTGCAAATCCTGATATGGTTGGACATACCGGTGTGTTTTCTGCAATAGTCAAGGCAGTTGAAACGGTGGATGCTTGTATATCAGAAATTGTTACAGAAGCATTGGAACACGGATACACCTTGCTCATTACTGCCGATCATGGGAATGCCGATAATGCTGTCAATGCAGACGGGACACCCAATACCGCACATTCAATGAACCCCGTACCTGTGTGGATAGTTTCAGACCCGGTTATAAAAGAGTCAATGCACGATGGGGTTTTGGCAGATATTGCACCCACCATCCTGAAAATAATGCAAATACCTCAACCTGAAGAAATGTCCGGTAATGCGTTATTTTAATTCTTTCTTTTTCGTGTTTTTACTATTGATATCATGCTCTCATCAGCAGGATACAGGGCAGGTTCACCCTCAGTATTTTAGTTTAACGGAGTTTTTTAATCAAGAGATTGCACGCTTGGATTCACAAAGTCTTTATTTGTACAGAACAGTTCGTATTGGCAGCAAGGTTAGTGAAACAATTGACTCAACTCCGGAATGGAAAGAGGAGTTTTCGTTATTTCAAGACTGTGATATTAATAAACCTGAATTGGTGTCAGATTACTCGGTCGATTCGGTAATACAAGGTAATGAGAGACATTATTTGTATGAAAATATTTCAGCTACGAATAGAGTGAGCAACATTCATGTCTATTGGAAAAATAATTCACTGCCGGAATTGATTGAAATAACTGTTAAAGAGAAAAACTATTTCAAAGATGAAGAGTTTGTTTATAGTTATCAACCTTCATTAGCAATTGGTGTGATGGGAACACGCAAAAATCTCACTTCAGAAGAAAATGAATTTGAAATCTTAAGCGAAATCAGAAAAAAGTAGGTATAAAACCTGTATATAAGTTCAAACTGAATACCTTTATAATCTGAACCAATTAGCCCAATTTTGTAATCGTATATGAACCAATATGAAGATTTTTTACGGTATGTGTATCAAACAGGCGTTTTTAAAGGAGATCGCACAGGTACAGGTACTAAAAGTGTGTTTGGAGGACAGTTGCGTTTTGACTTAAATGCCGGTTTTCCTCTGGTTACTACTAAGAAAGTACACCTAAAGTCTATCATCTATGAATTATTGTGGTTTCTAAGAGGTGAAACCAATATTGCTTATTTAAAGGAGAACGGAGTAAGTATTTGGGATGAATGGGCAGATGCTGAAGGTAATCTTGGTCCGGTATATGGAAAACAATGGAGGAGTTGGGAATGTCCTGATGGAAACGTGATAGATCAAATCTCAGAACTCATTCAAGGGCTTAAAAATAACCCGGACAGCAGACGACATATTGTTACAGCTTGGAATCCGGCAGACTTGCCTAAGATGGCTCTCTCTCCTTGTCATTGTCTATTTCAGTTTTATGTTGCAGATGGTAAATTAAGTTGTCAATTATATCAACGCAGTGCAGATTTGTTTTTGGGTGTGCCCTTTAACATTGCCTCCTATGCATTACTCACAATGATGGTTGCTCAAGTTACAAACCTTAAGTTAGGAGAATATGTACACACGTTTGGTGATGCACATATCTACTCCAACCATTTTACGCAAGTAGAGACTCAATTATCCAGAAGTCCATTTCCGTACCCAACCATGAAAATTAATCCGTTAGTGAAAGACATATTTGACTTTAAATTTGAAGATTTTACTTTAGAGAATTATCAAAGTCATCCTGCTATCAAGGCTCCGGTTGCCGTTTAACTTATAATTTTGGAAAATGACATATAACAATATTTTATTAGATACAGAAGAAGGGATACTCACCATCACAATTAATCGTGAGGATAAAATGAATGCCCTCAATATTCAACTATTACAGGAAATTAAGTATGCAGTAACTGCTGCCCAAGTTGATTCAACAATAAAAGGAATAATTCTTATAGGAATCGGTTCCAAGGCTTTTGCAGCTGGTGCTGATATAGCAGAATTTGCAAATTTCACTGTTCAACAAGGTACAGAAATGAGTAAAGCAGGACATGAAGTCCTATTTGCAATTGAGCGTAGTGCCAAACCTGTTATTGCTGCTGTGAATGGCTTTGCATTGGGAGGAGGATGTGAATTGACGCTCGCATGTCATTTAAGATATGCTTCTGAAAATGCTAAATTTGGACAACCTGAAATCAATCTTGGTGTGCCTCCAGGATATGGAGGTACACAACGCTTGGCTCAAATTGTTGGAAAGGGCAGGGCATTGGAGATTTTACTCACCACAAACCCAATTGATGCTCAAAAAGCATTACACATTGGTTTGGTTAATGAAGTATTTTCATCTGAGAGTCTGATTGCAGAAACACGTTCAAGAATGAAAAAAATTATCTCAAAATCACCCAATGCAATAAGACAAGTAATTGAGTGTGTAAATGCTCATTATTTAAACCAACACAATGGATTTGAAAAAGAAATTCAAGAATTTGGAGCTGCTTTTGGCACAGGTGATTTTAAAGAAGGTACAAGTGCATTCTTAGAAAAACGTAAAGCGAGTTTTTAGTAAGAAGCTTCTTAATTGTATGGATACAAAAAATGGCTTGAAATATTCTCAAGCCTTTTTTATTAATAGATAATCAATACAAATGATTATCCACCGAAATCGTCAAATGATACATTCTCTTTAGGTACTCCAAAGTCTTCTGTCATTTTAACAACGGCAGCATTCATCATTGGAGGTCCACAGAAATAAAACTCAATATCTTCCGGAGCTTTATGTTTACTTAAATAATTGTCTATGAGAGCTTGGTGTACAAATCCGGTAAATCCGTCCCCTTCTCTGTCATCTACGTCTTTCATTACTTTCCAATTATCTTCAGGAAGAGGTTCTGAAAGAACAAGATAAAATCTAAAGTTTGGAAATTCTTTTTCGATTGCTTTGAAGTCATCTATATAGAAAAGCTCTCTTTTTGAACGACCACCATACCAGAAAGAGACCTTTCTGTCAGTCTGTTTTAATGTATGGAAAAGATGGAAAAGGTGAGAACGTAAAGGAGCCATTCCTGCACCACCACCAACATAAATCATTTCTGCTTTGGTATCTTTGATAAAGAATTCACCATAAGGACCAGAGATGGTAACTTTATCACCCGGCTTTTTACTGAACACATAAGAAGAGCAAATACCGGGGTTTACATCCATCCATCCATTTTTTGCTCTATCCCATGGTGGTGTTGCAATACGAATGTTCAGCATTACAATATTGCCTTCAGCGGGGTGATTAGCCATAGAATAAGCTCTAAAAATAGGTTCATCATTTTTCATCTTCAAATCCCATAGTTTAAATTTATCCCATTCTGATTGGAATTCGTTAGCGGGTTTGCCCATTCTTGGGTGAGATGTAATATCAATATCTTTATAATTAACATCACAAACAGGAACATCCACCTGTACATATCCCCCTGCTTTAAAATTAAGTGTTTCTCCTTCAGGTAATTTAACAACAAATTCTTTTATAAAAGAAGCAACGTTGTAATTTGATACAACTTCACATTCCCATTTTTTGATTCCAAATACCTCATCAGCAACTTTTATCTTTAAATCGTTCTTGACTTTTACTTGACAAGAAAGTCTCCAATGTTCTTTTTGCGCTTTGCGTTTAATATGTCCGGTTTCAGTAGGAAGTATAGAGCCTCCACCTTCAAATACTTGACACTTACATTCAGCACAAGTACCCTTTCCACCGCATGCAGAAGGCAAGAAAATTCCTGCACTTGATAATGTAGTGAGTAAGCTGCCTCCGGCTGGTACGCTCACAACTTTTTCATCATTAATGGTTATTTTAACATCGCCTTGCTGTACCATTTTCTTGGCTGCAATTATGATCAGGACAACCAAGAAGACAAGTATAATTAGGAATACAATTACACTAACAACAACAAGTGTCATATTTATGCTTAGTAGATTCATTTTCTTAAATTGTAAAACCGATAAAACTTAAAAACCCGAAAGCCATTAACCCGATAATAATAAAAGTGATTCCCACACCACGTAGAGGTCCTGGCACATTTGAATATTTGATTTTTTCTCTTAAAGCAGCTAAAGAAGTAATTGCTAAAAACCAACCAGTTCCTGAACCTAAACCATAAGCAGTTGCTTCGGCTAAGTTATATGGACGACCAACCATGAATAAAGAACCGGCTAATATTGCACAGTTTACTGCAAGTAGTGGAAGGAAAATTCCCAATGTGTTGTAAAGTGAAGGGTAGTATTTTTCTACAATCATTTCCAATAATTGAATAAATGCTGCTATAATAGAAATGTAGGTTAACAGTCCTAAGAAACTCAGGTCAATGTTTGCAAGTGCAGGAATACCTGTCCAAGCTAACGCACCTTCCGCTAAAAAATAATGATAAAATATCCAGTTGAGAGGTATGGTTACTGTTAATGCAATTATTACAGCAATACCTAATGAGAATGCTGCTTTAACTTCTTTTGAGATAGCAATAAATGTACACATCCCGAGGAAGTATGCGAAAATCATGTTATCTACGAAAACAGATTTTACGAATATTGAAATTATGCTTTCCATTTTATTTACTGTTTAATTTTATTCTTCTCTATAACCGTTTCTGGCTCTTTGCATCCAAACCACTAAACCAATGACAAAGCAAGCTCCGGCTGGTAAAATCATTACGC
Above is a window of Bacteroidia bacterium DNA encoding:
- the rocD gene encoding ornithine--oxo-acid transaminase, with the protein product MENKSSQYYIDLEKQYGAFNYEPIPAVLSKGFGIYVEDVYGKKYIDCLSAYSALNQGHCHPRIVKAMQEQAARLTLTSRAFYNDKLGLFEEYITNLLGYDRVLPMNSGVEACETAVKLCRKWAYLVKGIPQNQARIIFAKGNFWGRSIAAVSTSTDPSSYKDFGPFVPNFDLIPYNDLSALEQKLKEANIAGFMVEPIQGEAGVIVPDHGYLSNAAALCKKYGVLFIADEVQTGMGRTGKMLCCDHEDIKPDIVVLGKALSGGMMPVSAVLCNDEIMLTLKPGEHGSTFGGNPLACVVAIESLKVIVEEKLAENAMQMGEIFRAELRKLPSSKVSAIRGKGLLNAIDIIPFNGKTAKNVCLALKDNGLLAKQTHDHTIRFAPPLIISKEQVMEATRIIAYTLETIE
- the recO gene encoding DNA repair protein RecO, with the protein product MLAKTEGFILHNVKYGDASVICKIFTRDFGLQSFIFQGIASGKGKKVTRAHLTPLNLLEIDFYHHPVKNLKRAKEVVCNPILHNLHTVPAKRALGGFIQEVLNRCIAEEEINAALYDLVKETILLIENEEKVPEWLPHLFIIRLCRMLGHGIYADDYAQGKVFSIAEGGFTALLHAKQCLHPDMSHQFAMLLRDKQASLTFRKELLQSLIQFLQYHVIGSKPIQSIEIFSMVMAR
- the gpmI gene encoding 2,3-bisphosphoglycerate-independent phosphoglycerate mutase, with translation MKKAILLILDGWGIGKGDKTDAIATAQTPFTDNLYHKFPHARLTTYGNAVGLPEGQMGNSEVGHMNIGAGRVVWQMLERINRAFHHGDAEKNTELNLLFDYCNQHQKPLHLMGLVSDGGVHSSLEHLIALIELAHKKQVKKIYIHAFTDGRDTDPKSSVGFLQLLTKSVGHTNAKLATVIGRYYAMDRDKRWERVKMAYDLLLNSQGTYTQDVNEAIYAQYNAGVTDEFLKPIVVCDADNTPVANIKEDDAILFFNFRTDRGRQLTKVLTQEDLSEFGMHKLNLQFATLTEYEKDFKNVAVIFENQDIPNTLGEYLSNLGKKQIRAAETEKYPHVTFFFSGGREEVFPNEKRILINSPKVATYDLQPQMSAPELKQAVIAEIKKAETDFFCVNFANPDMVGHTGVFSAIVKAVETVDACISEIVTEALEHGYTLLITADHGNADNAVNADGTPNTAHSMNPVPVWIVSDPVIKESMHDGVLADIAPTILKIMQIPQPEEMSGNALF
- a CDS encoding thymidylate synthase; its protein translation is MNQYEDFLRYVYQTGVFKGDRTGTGTKSVFGGQLRFDLNAGFPLVTTKKVHLKSIIYELLWFLRGETNIAYLKENGVSIWDEWADAEGNLGPVYGKQWRSWECPDGNVIDQISELIQGLKNNPDSRRHIVTAWNPADLPKMALSPCHCLFQFYVADGKLSCQLYQRSADLFLGVPFNIASYALLTMMVAQVTNLKLGEYVHTFGDAHIYSNHFTQVETQLSRSPFPYPTMKINPLVKDIFDFKFEDFTLENYQSHPAIKAPVAV
- a CDS encoding enoyl-CoA hydratase-related protein gives rise to the protein MTYNNILLDTEEGILTITINREDKMNALNIQLLQEIKYAVTAAQVDSTIKGIILIGIGSKAFAAGADIAEFANFTVQQGTEMSKAGHEVLFAIERSAKPVIAAVNGFALGGGCELTLACHLRYASENAKFGQPEINLGVPPGYGGTQRLAQIVGKGRALEILLTTNPIDAQKALHIGLVNEVFSSESLIAETRSRMKKIISKSPNAIRQVIECVNAHYLNQHNGFEKEIQEFGAAFGTGDFKEGTSAFLEKRKASF
- the nqrF gene encoding NADH:ubiquinone reductase (Na(+)-transporting) subunit F, yielding MNLLSINMTLVVVSVIVFLIILVFLVVLIIIAAKKMVQQGDVKITINDEKVVSVPAGGSLLTTLSSAGIFLPSACGGKGTCAECKCQVFEGGGSILPTETGHIKRKAQKEHWRLSCQVKVKNDLKIKVADEVFGIKKWECEVVSNYNVASFIKEFVVKLPEGETLNFKAGGYVQVDVPVCDVNYKDIDITSHPRMGKPANEFQSEWDKFKLWDLKMKNDEPIFRAYSMANHPAEGNIVMLNIRIATPPWDRAKNGWMDVNPGICSSYVFSKKPGDKVTISGPYGEFFIKDTKAEMIYVGGGAGMAPLRSHLFHLFHTLKQTDRKVSFWYGGRSKRELFYIDDFKAIEKEFPNFRFYLVLSEPLPEDNWKVMKDVDDREGDGFTGFVHQALIDNYLSKHKAPEDIEFYFCGPPMMNAAVVKMTEDFGVPKENVSFDDFGG
- the nqrE gene encoding NADH:ubiquinone reductase (Na(+)-transporting) subunit E, which gives rise to MESIISIFVKSVFVDNMIFAYFLGMCTFIAISKEVKAAFSLGIAVIIALTVTIPLNWIFYHYFLAEGALAWTGIPALANIDLSFLGLLTYISIIAAFIQLLEMIVEKYYPSLYNTLGIFLPLLAVNCAILAGSLFMVGRPYNLAEATAYGLGSGTGWFLAITSLAALREKIKYSNVPGPLRGVGITFIIIGLMAFGFLSFIGFTI